A part of Candidatus Moraniibacteriota bacterium genomic DNA contains:
- a CDS encoding sigma-70 family RNA polymerase sigma factor, whose translation MKSKPKRIAKQSYDSVEGILLSLKSTKKFLLMLQRRREAAVGGEKLSWFLVEGVFELREDGQCLQWKPGLSGIQTELVGKSDFLSQCGRRRENVLLASPDKYVIVPPIILRCPICQHVFRMGDTEDVVRSTQHISLERFTGISLGRMLIRIVNPTGGIYGIPIQANLLNGKDVLRVNLLGDDLGRIVRRGDYLQIDFLSYRHARCVPQSEKCDPVMESSADIALMLDAEINESSGGTSAPEEMRIQDESSEKGVNVKGRRRTRKTLAEGDKDIPKKQRYHPEEGMNGWYNRMVGTFRLLDASEEKALAVRIKGGDVGARNDLVQANLRLAFWSARRFWASHRNNIMMSLDDCVQEANLALLEAGSRFDEEMGFRFSTYAIRYILGKLRVAYADTFNAVSFPRGLHWKFAKFHREMEKFLEAFDRGDALARAAAEAKIPLKSARKYADMYLSGVVSLDAEEETVKGSGRSLLDILTDQACPPEEIVSLENQREVVGEFLGTLGPRQKCVVSGRFGFPDEEPRTLGSLGEELGVTRARVHQIDFTARSSLRKKMENQGYRKGDFLGD comes from the coding sequence ATGAAATCGAAGCCCAAAAGGATTGCCAAGCAGTCATACGATTCAGTTGAGGGAATCCTCTTGTCACTCAAGTCAACAAAGAAATTTTTGTTGATGCTTCAGAGGCGTCGAGAAGCGGCGGTGGGAGGAGAAAAACTTTCCTGGTTTTTGGTGGAGGGGGTGTTTGAACTTCGCGAAGATGGTCAGTGCCTTCAGTGGAAACCAGGTCTCTCTGGTATTCAAACGGAGCTCGTTGGAAAATCGGACTTTCTTTCCCAATGCGGGAGGCGTCGTGAGAATGTTCTCCTCGCGAGTCCTGATAAGTATGTAATCGTGCCGCCAATAATTCTTCGGTGCCCAATATGTCAACACGTATTTCGAATGGGTGATACGGAAGATGTTGTGCGGAGCACTCAGCATATTTCTCTCGAGCGGTTTACGGGTATCTCTCTTGGGAGAATGCTTATTCGTATAGTGAATCCAACCGGTGGCATATACGGTATTCCGATTCAGGCGAATCTGTTGAATGGTAAGGACGTACTGAGAGTTAATCTTCTTGGTGATGATCTTGGTCGTATCGTTCGACGTGGCGATTATCTCCAAATTGACTTTCTCTCGTATCGTCATGCGAGGTGTGTTCCACAATCGGAGAAGTGCGATCCTGTGATGGAATCGAGCGCTGATATAGCATTGATGCTCGATGCTGAAATCAATGAGAGTTCTGGTGGCACAAGTGCGCCAGAGGAGATGCGAATCCAGGATGAATCTTCAGAAAAGGGAGTCAATGTCAAAGGACGTCGCCGGACGAGAAAGACTCTTGCTGAAGGTGACAAAGATATTCCCAAAAAACAGCGATATCATCCCGAAGAGGGAATGAATGGCTGGTACAATCGAATGGTAGGGACTTTTCGACTTCTTGATGCATCGGAAGAAAAAGCACTTGCCGTGCGGATAAAGGGTGGTGATGTTGGCGCGCGCAATGATCTTGTTCAGGCTAATCTTCGATTGGCCTTCTGGTCGGCACGCCGTTTCTGGGCGTCACATCGGAACAATATCATGATGAGTCTTGATGATTGCGTTCAGGAGGCAAATCTTGCTCTTCTCGAAGCAGGGAGTCGTTTTGATGAAGAAATGGGATTTCGATTCTCGACATATGCCATTCGGTATATTCTTGGAAAGCTCAGGGTTGCCTATGCTGATACTTTTAACGCAGTGTCTTTTCCAAGAGGCTTGCACTGGAAGTTTGCAAAGTTTCACCGGGAGATGGAGAAATTTCTGGAAGCATTTGACCGAGGGGATGCATTGGCTCGCGCGGCAGCTGAGGCAAAAATTCCTTTGAAGTCGGCTCGAAAGTATGCTGATATGTACTTATCGGGTGTGGTGTCCCTTGATGCTGAAGAAGAAACAGTCAAGGGTAGTGGAAGGAGCTTGCTTGATATTCTGACTGACCAAGCGTGCCCTCCTGAGGAGATAGTTTCTCTCGAGAATCAACGAGAAGTTGTTGGAGAATTTCTTGGGACGCTGGGTCCGCGGCAGAAGTGCGTAGTATCGGGGCGGTTCGGATTTCCCGATGAAGAGCCAAGGACGCTTGGTTCATTGGGAGAGGAACTTGGCGTAACAAGAGCACGGGTTCATCAGATTGATTTTACGGCGAGAAGTTCCCTTCGAAAAAAAATGGAAAATCAGGGGTATCGGAAAGGAGACTTCCTGGGAGATTGA
- a CDS encoding ferric reductase-like transmembrane domain-containing protein has protein sequence MTTIPRMFFWMYDEATTFLRRWYQEVKMAILLIAHASLFGFFFPDLRNSFGEWSRNLLVFIVFLSPITKLFPISLFQLLMGMRRQLGIFFAYLVTVHGIGYLIDPVWFPLPLLTYFATPLRIEPVLLAGIVSYMLTLPLLFTSNALSIRILKRKWVTLHRIVYGVFFFGMIHSFTIRHASGIWNAVFVISVYLALKILARYPNIVPISSIKKFVGEEYGRYVNR, from the coding sequence ATGACTACGATTCCTCGAATGTTTTTTTGGATGTATGATGAGGCGACGACATTTCTTCGACGATGGTATCAGGAAGTGAAGATGGCAATACTACTCATTGCGCACGCGAGTCTTTTCGGGTTTTTCTTTCCTGATCTGCGCAATAGTTTTGGCGAGTGGTCAAGGAATCTCTTGGTGTTCATCGTATTCTTAAGTCCGATTACGAAGCTTTTCCCGATCTCGCTTTTCCAATTGCTTATGGGCATGCGGCGGCAGCTTGGTATTTTCTTTGCCTATCTCGTGACGGTGCATGGCATTGGGTATCTGATAGATCCGGTGTGGTTTCCGCTTCCACTCCTCACTTATTTCGCCACACCTCTTCGTATAGAACCCGTGCTTCTTGCGGGTATTGTGTCGTATATGCTGACACTCCCTCTACTCTTTACTTCCAATGCTCTTTCGATCCGCATTCTCAAAAGGAAGTGGGTGACGCTTCACCGAATAGTGTACGGAGTGTTTTTCTTCGGCATGATTCATTCCTTTACTATTCGTCACGCGTCTGGTATTTGGAATGCCGTTTTCGTTATCAGTGTCTACCTTGCACTCAAGATACTTGCCCGATATCCGAACATTGTCCCAATTTCTTCCATCAAAAAATTTGTCGGAGAAGAATATGGACGGTATGTAAATCGATAG
- a CDS encoding phosphoribosylaminoimidazolesuccinocarboxamide synthase — translation MRTIVVLCGSDSDLGRITSGLAVLRVAEAQGLVKVLAVEVCSTHRNPKELRDLLYKFSDYEVDVVIVCAGKLAAIFGDADAISRNEYRNNHTCFIVVPIMGKSEEANQAAYLSAKEVPNAQFVFREEFFAESTAAFEYAVNGELPEILLSEQKPPQTFNLAGAYHHGRRKYPENASVEPMIQQLESGGLIHVSTGKTREMFVNPRYPNLLYILATNRVSIFDIVLNTTIPQKGAVLTAMTIHWLVNVFRDVPNHLLAYGNDIVAYLPPELCSELGTTGLCLLMKNMIVVRRTKVLKIEAIVRGYLTGSGLADYQKSGSVCGVSLPPGLIDGSELPAILFTPSTKADYGQHDENISFERAVEIVGREAAEYVRDMAVSVYRRAKERLAFPGITLADTKFEFGYADSGEIVLIDEVLTPDSSRFWPEEERKVAMAEGRTSPSFDKEVIRIAGRAANVKSNPNWIPPQELVLQTTRNYRCMVELATGKPLERFQEEDMGIPK, via the coding sequence ATGAGAACGATCGTGGTGTTGTGTGGTTCGGATTCTGATCTTGGTCGGATTACCTCGGGATTGGCAGTACTCCGCGTGGCGGAGGCGCAAGGATTGGTCAAAGTTTTGGCTGTGGAGGTGTGCAGTACACATCGAAATCCGAAGGAGTTGAGAGATTTGCTTTACAAGTTCTCGGATTATGAGGTGGATGTAGTGATTGTCTGTGCCGGAAAGTTGGCGGCAATTTTTGGCGACGCCGACGCTATTTCTCGCAACGAGTATCGCAATAACCATACGTGCTTTATTGTGGTGCCGATCATGGGGAAATCGGAAGAAGCGAATCAAGCGGCCTATCTTTCTGCAAAGGAAGTGCCTAACGCGCAGTTCGTCTTCAGAGAGGAATTCTTTGCGGAGTCTACAGCGGCGTTTGAATATGCTGTGAACGGGGAGCTCCCGGAGATTCTTTTGAGCGAGCAGAAACCGCCGCAGACATTCAATCTTGCCGGTGCCTATCATCATGGACGGCGAAAGTATCCTGAAAATGCTTCAGTTGAGCCCATGATTCAGCAGTTGGAATCCGGCGGACTCATTCACGTGTCCACGGGAAAGACGCGTGAAATGTTTGTAAATCCCCGGTATCCCAACCTGCTCTACATTTTGGCGACGAATCGAGTGAGTATTTTCGATATCGTCCTGAATACGACTATTCCCCAGAAAGGCGCCGTACTGACAGCGATGACGATTCACTGGCTTGTGAACGTGTTTCGGGATGTTCCGAACCATCTCTTGGCCTATGGAAATGATATTGTCGCCTACCTTCCGCCGGAGCTGTGTTCCGAGCTCGGAACAACGGGTCTCTGCCTTCTCATGAAAAACATGATTGTGGTGAGACGGACCAAGGTGCTCAAGATTGAGGCGATAGTGCGAGGATACCTGACGGGATCGGGTCTCGCTGATTATCAGAAGAGTGGGAGCGTGTGCGGGGTTTCACTGCCTCCCGGCCTTATTGATGGAAGCGAGCTGCCCGCTATCTTGTTCACGCCGTCGACGAAGGCGGACTACGGACAGCATGATGAGAACATCAGCTTTGAGAGGGCGGTGGAAATTGTCGGGAGGGAAGCGGCGGAGTATGTTCGCGATATGGCGGTTTCCGTGTACCGGCGTGCCAAGGAGCGACTTGCTTTCCCCGGGATAACGCTTGCCGATACAAAGTTTGAATTCGGCTATGCTGATTCCGGAGAAATCGTCCTTATTGATGAGGTGCTGACGCCGGACTCCAGTCGTTTTTGGCCGGAAGAAGAACGAAAGGTCGCTATGGCTGAAGGGAGGACTTCACCGAGTTTTGACAAGGAGGTAATTCGAATTGCAGGAAGAGCTGCAAATGTTAAGTCGAATCCTAACTGGATTCCTCCTCAAGAATTAGTTCTTCAAACGACGAGGAACTATCGGTGCATGGTGGAACTCGCAACCGGAAAACCCTTGGAGCGGTTCCAAGAAGAGGATATGGGAATCCCGAAGTAA
- a CDS encoding glycosyltransferase family 2 protein, with protein sequence MDEKVFTFPNPKTTKPRERRVQRALEMVPGLLSWGTLLGMFALSFLLPLWAAIFIILFDLYWLYRIVFISFYSTRAHFRLVRSKRVDWWERCQKSLDPAGFVRELESRLSDMQAARSQLSVWSLRHRRTISAEICRTKETLAEVKQLAMSEHKIMDWRNVIHVVLLPTAGEDADIIEPSIRSLAEANFPKEQMIVLLATEEREDEAHRLAKVEYLKKKFDGVFRDFLVTTHVVADGEMKCKASNAKFAAKVLQQYLDERHIDYTRVVFSNFDCDSIAHPEYFAALTYAYVTNPNRLQRAYQPMPVYHNTIWDTNAFVRLVVTGSSFWHLFQSTRRQMVTFSSHSEPFDTLVKVDFWLVNMISEDSNIYWKCLAYFHGDYEVQPIHLPVSLDAVLSSTYWKTIVNQYKQNRRWAYGIENFPVTMRALWPDRRISFFKKFRISFEMLEGHYSWATTSFILALLGWLPLVLGGAAFRESVLAHNLPLITQRLMTLAMLGMVVSVPLSLFSLPPRPAKYHWSKHILMLFQWVLSPFVAFLSAFPALDSQTRLLFGKYFGEFWVTEKVRRK encoded by the coding sequence ATGGACGAAAAAGTGTTTACATTTCCCAATCCAAAGACGACCAAACCGCGAGAGCGGCGGGTTCAGCGTGCGCTTGAAATGGTGCCAGGACTCCTTTCGTGGGGGACGCTTCTGGGGATGTTTGCGCTTTCATTCCTACTGCCACTCTGGGCGGCGATTTTCATTATTCTTTTTGATCTCTATTGGCTCTACCGCATTGTGTTTATCTCGTTCTATTCAACGCGGGCGCATTTCCGTCTCGTGAGATCCAAACGAGTGGATTGGTGGGAGCGATGTCAGAAAAGTCTCGATCCGGCAGGGTTTGTGCGTGAGCTGGAATCGCGACTTTCTGATATGCAGGCAGCTCGGTCGCAATTGTCAGTATGGTCACTTCGGCATCGCCGCACGATAAGTGCAGAGATTTGTCGAACGAAAGAGACGCTCGCTGAGGTGAAACAATTGGCGATGTCCGAACACAAAATAATGGATTGGCGGAATGTTATCCATGTTGTCCTCTTGCCGACCGCGGGAGAGGATGCGGATATTATCGAACCGTCTATTCGCTCGCTCGCCGAGGCAAACTTTCCCAAGGAACAAATGATTGTGCTCTTGGCGACTGAGGAGCGTGAAGATGAGGCGCATCGCCTCGCGAAAGTGGAGTATCTGAAGAAGAAGTTTGATGGAGTGTTCCGAGATTTCCTCGTGACGACGCATGTGGTCGCGGATGGAGAAATGAAATGCAAGGCATCAAATGCAAAGTTTGCTGCGAAAGTATTGCAGCAATATCTTGATGAGCGACATATCGACTATACGCGAGTTGTTTTCTCGAATTTTGATTGTGATAGTATCGCGCATCCAGAATATTTCGCAGCGCTCACCTATGCCTATGTCACCAATCCGAATCGGCTTCAGCGGGCGTATCAGCCGATGCCGGTCTATCACAATACTATCTGGGATACGAATGCCTTTGTGCGACTTGTGGTGACGGGATCGTCGTTTTGGCATCTCTTTCAGAGTACGCGACGACAGATGGTGACGTTCTCGTCGCATAGTGAACCGTTTGATACCTTGGTCAAGGTAGATTTTTGGTTGGTCAATATGATTAGTGAGGATTCCAATATTTACTGGAAATGTCTGGCCTATTTCCATGGTGACTACGAAGTGCAGCCGATTCATCTGCCAGTATCACTCGACGCAGTTCTCTCGAGTACGTATTGGAAAACTATCGTGAATCAATACAAACAAAACCGTCGATGGGCATATGGTATCGAGAACTTTCCCGTCACGATGCGTGCTCTCTGGCCGGATCGACGCATTTCTTTTTTCAAAAAGTTTCGCATCTCTTTTGAAATGCTCGAGGGACATTATTCGTGGGCGACGACGTCTTTTATTCTCGCGCTTCTCGGGTGGCTGCCGCTTGTCTTGGGTGGCGCCGCGTTTCGCGAGAGTGTCTTGGCACACAATCTCCCGCTCATCACACAGCGTCTTATGACGCTCGCGATGCTTGGCATGGTGGTGTCAGTGCCACTCTCGCTGTTCTCTCTTCCGCCGAGACCAGCGAAATACCACTGGTCAAAACATATCCTCATGCTGTTTCAGTGGGTATTGTCGCCATTCGTCGCTTTTCTCTCTGCCTTTCCGGCACTTGATTCGCAGACGCGATTGCTCTTCGGAAAGTATTTTGGCGAGTTCTGGGTGACAGAGAAAGTGCGGAGAAAGTAG
- a CDS encoding glycoside hydrolase family 1 protein, whose product MLRHFPNNFFWGAATASHQVEGGTTNDWSKWEKANANRLAREAISTFGHLPGWTEKFGDEASRPENYISDIACDHYHRYEEDFDIAKDLNHTAYRFSIEWSRIEPEEGEWDKQGIAHYQDVIRALRARNIEPFVTLWHWTLPLWLAEKGGILAPQFPEYFARYAEKIAQALGNDVQFWITLNEPDVVTGHAYIKAQWPPQEKSFLKYLRANLALISAHKRAYDAIKKNFPNAHIGIAKHQLSFELYRNTPTNRFLKKVAHYFWNRWFLNHIKRHQDFIGLNHYGRCVLDNGFYKNPNERRTDIGWEFYPESIYQALVDLKPYGKPIYITENGLADQDDTMRTEFLTRALTSVHRAIADGADVRGYLHWSLLDNFEWDKGFWPRFGLIDIDHHTLERRIRPSARYYAEICKANALETAD is encoded by the coding sequence ATGCTCCGGCATTTTCCCAACAATTTTTTCTGGGGAGCAGCGACAGCATCACACCAGGTAGAGGGTGGAACAACCAATGACTGGAGCAAGTGGGAAAAGGCAAATGCAAACCGTCTTGCTCGCGAAGCCATATCAACATTCGGTCATCTCCCCGGTTGGACGGAAAAATTCGGCGACGAAGCATCTCGTCCCGAGAATTATATCTCCGACATTGCCTGCGACCACTACCATCGCTACGAAGAAGATTTCGATATTGCAAAGGACTTAAATCATACCGCCTATCGCTTTTCCATTGAGTGGTCTCGCATTGAGCCCGAAGAAGGAGAATGGGATAAACAAGGAATCGCGCACTATCAAGACGTCATTCGCGCACTTCGAGCACGAAACATCGAGCCCTTCGTCACCCTCTGGCACTGGACACTCCCCCTCTGGCTCGCAGAGAAAGGCGGGATACTCGCACCACAATTTCCCGAATATTTCGCGCGATACGCAGAGAAAATAGCACAAGCGCTTGGCAACGACGTGCAATTTTGGATTACCCTCAATGAGCCAGATGTCGTCACAGGGCACGCCTATATCAAAGCTCAGTGGCCACCGCAAGAGAAGAGTTTTCTCAAATACTTACGTGCCAATCTCGCCCTCATTAGCGCGCACAAGAGGGCGTATGACGCCATCAAAAAAAACTTTCCAAATGCGCACATCGGCATCGCCAAACATCAGCTCTCATTCGAACTTTATCGAAACACTCCCACTAATCGATTTCTGAAAAAAGTAGCGCACTATTTCTGGAATCGCTGGTTTCTCAATCACATCAAACGCCACCAGGATTTTATCGGACTCAATCACTACGGTCGCTGCGTCCTAGACAACGGCTTCTACAAAAACCCAAACGAACGCCGCACCGATATCGGCTGGGAATTCTACCCCGAGTCCATCTACCAGGCGCTCGTCGATCTCAAGCCCTATGGGAAGCCAATATACATCACCGAAAACGGTCTCGCCGACCAAGACGACACGATGCGCACAGAGTTTCTCACACGCGCCCTCACCTCCGTCCACCGCGCGATAGCAGACGGCGCCGACGTCCGTGGCTACCTCCACTGGTCACTCCTCGACAACTTCGAGTGGGACAAGGGTTTCTGGCCACGCTTCGGTCTCATTGATATCGACCACCACACGCTCGAACGTCGCATTCGCCCAAGCGCCCGCTACTATGCCGAAATCTGCAAAGCAAACGCGCTCGAAACCGCCGATTAG
- a CDS encoding recombinase family protein gives MKKELAKCGVDLIDTWGVIQPSKNTLEDTGFEYDWSRLSPSEITESVMATTANQEVTHVLTRLIGQEIRLTLQGYRARRAADGYVNKKIIVEGGKKKTIQVPHPERAKFYVTMFELRAQGLSDPEIVERANAMGYRTPIYDKWDKRHEKIIGQRGGNLLTVKQLQRYIQNTIYAGVHYEKWTHYQPIRAKYNGLVSIDLFNKANRGKVSIKENPDRSLGMVRGKAKTGQIRNRNNPLFPFKFIRCPLCLNEMMGSCPKGKSGKGFAIYHCSRKHKYFGVSKKTFEDNIHKYISNLKFNPDILNGLEVTFLNKFRQREQEIVRASGDIHRNVADLEVQQAATIEVIMATRSPVVRERLEQKVEQLENEIKNARKERDKIQITRDDIKLFMSEAKQIMEHPAEVLLNQGDFRVQRGLYGLVFEEMPTYENILNGTPKLSYVFELSSTFFVNESQLVVPRGVEPLFSG, from the coding sequence ATGAAGAAAGAGCTGGCCAAGTGCGGAGTAGACCTTATTGATACCTGGGGTGTCATTCAACCTTCGAAAAATACCCTTGAAGATACTGGCTTCGAATACGATTGGAGCAGGCTCTCACCAAGCGAAATTACAGAATCAGTGATGGCGACAACCGCCAATCAAGAGGTAACACATGTTTTGACTCGGCTGATTGGACAAGAAATCAGACTTACCCTCCAAGGATACAGGGCTCGTCGAGCAGCCGATGGCTACGTTAACAAGAAGATCATAGTTGAAGGTGGCAAGAAGAAAACTATTCAGGTGCCTCATCCAGAACGAGCTAAGTTCTATGTCACCATGTTTGAACTACGGGCACAGGGTCTTTCTGATCCAGAAATCGTCGAGAGAGCCAATGCTATGGGATACAGAACTCCTATTTATGATAAATGGGACAAGAGGCACGAGAAAATTATTGGTCAGAGAGGAGGAAATCTTCTGACAGTCAAGCAACTACAGCGTTATATTCAGAATACTATTTATGCTGGTGTGCATTACGAAAAATGGACGCATTACCAGCCGATTCGGGCGAAATACAATGGCTTGGTTAGCATCGATCTATTCAATAAGGCAAATAGAGGCAAGGTTTCAATCAAAGAAAATCCGGACAGGAGTTTGGGGATGGTTCGAGGTAAGGCAAAGACAGGTCAAATAAGAAACCGGAACAACCCACTTTTTCCGTTCAAATTCATTCGGTGTCCGCTGTGCCTAAATGAAATGATGGGTAGTTGCCCAAAAGGAAAATCAGGCAAGGGATTTGCAATCTATCATTGCAGTCGAAAACATAAATATTTCGGGGTGAGTAAAAAAACTTTTGAGGATAACATTCACAAGTATATAAGTAACCTGAAGTTTAATCCGGATATCTTGAACGGTCTGGAGGTCACTTTCCTTAATAAATTTCGACAACGCGAACAAGAAATCGTTCGGGCATCAGGCGATATTCACCGCAATGTCGCGGATTTGGAAGTTCAACAGGCGGCAACAATCGAAGTTATCATGGCTACCAGAAGTCCCGTAGTCAGGGAGCGGCTCGAACAAAAGGTTGAACAGCTGGAAAATGAAATTAAAAACGCCCGCAAGGAGCGGGACAAAATTCAAATCACCAGAGATGATATAAAGTTGTTTATGAGCGAGGCGAAGCAAATAATGGAACACCCAGCGGAAGTCCTATTGAATCAAGGCGATTTCAGGGTTCAGAGGGGTCTTTATGGACTGGTCTTTGAAGAAATGCCTACTTACGAAAACATACTTAATGGAACACCAAAGCTATCGTATGTATTCGAGCTTTCCTCGACATTCTTTGTTAACGAATCACAGTTGGTAGTCCCAAGGGGAGTCGAACCCCTCTTTTCAGGATGA